The Rhinoraja longicauda isolate Sanriku21f chromosome 19, sRhiLon1.1, whole genome shotgun sequence genome includes a window with the following:
- the LOC144602538 gene encoding E3 ubiquitin-protein ligase TRIM39-like, which yields MASKGQVESLTEEVVCPICLDFFTDPVSLECGHNFCRSCITQSWDMEGRNSCPECREGFTDRTFRVSWALARLAEKARTLSLNRAEKESKLHCEEHQEELKLFCETDKKLICVVCAAGREHKSHSFMPVKEAVENYKDQVKTSIQSLTKNKSGIQRMEQRQKQKIYGFLEHSHNLQSKITSQFAELHQILIDKEYHDHEWEESSQEEAGRKRRDHDEAKPLLVVDGALPIEKFNFPVSFNMAFKDISDDFKQVSITLDVETAHPRLEVSEDRKGVRWTWIWGCHPDTWKRFTAPPCVLGSEGFTSGRHYWEVEVAGSQGWYLGVATESVERKRPVTLIPETGVWSIRRWGDEFDAFTSPPSRLPACPIPGRVGVYLSYESGTVSFYDADTKSHLHTFTENKFTEKLYPYFWPSAVNWLRICSGSAPGV from the exons atggcttcgaaaggccaggtcgagagtttaaccgaggaggtagtttgtcccatctgcctggatttcttcaccgatccggtgtcactggagtgcggccacaacttctgccgctcctgtatcacacagagttgggacatggaggggagaaactcctgcccggaatgtagagaggggtTTACAGACCGCACCTTCAGGGTTAgttgggccttggcgagactggctgagaaagctcgaacactgagcctgaatcgggcagagaaggaaagtaaacttcactgcgaggaacatcaggaagaactgaagctgttttgtgaaactgacaagaagctgatctgtgtagtttgtgcagctgggcgggaacacaagtctcacagcttcatgccggttaaagaagctgttgaaaactacaag GATCAGGTGAaaacttccatccagtctctcacaaaaaataaatctggGATCCAGCGAATGGAGCAGCGACAGAAACAGAAGATTTACGGatttctg gaacattcacacaaccttcagtccaagatcacatcccagtttgctgaactgcatcaGATTCTCATTGACAAAGAGTATcac GACCACGAATgggaagagtcaagtcaa gaggaagctggtcgcaagcgaag GGATCATGATGAAGCTAAACCACTGTTGGTGGTAGATGGGGCCTTGCCAATTGAAAAGTTTAATTTCCCAGTTTCATTCAACATGGCATTCAAAGACatatctgatgacttcaagcaag tctccatcaccctggatgtggaaacagcgcatccgcggctcgaggtgtctgaggatcggaagggGGTGAGATGGACCTGGATCTGGGGGTGTCACCCTGACACCTGGAAGAGGTTTACAGCCccgccgtgtgtgctgggatcggagggattcacatcggggagacattactgggaggtggaggtggcggggagtcaggGCTGGTATCTGGGAGTCgccacagagtctgtggagaggaagagaccggtcacactgatcccggagactggagtctggagcatcaggcgatggggtgacgagtttgatgcattcacctcccctccatcccgtctccccgcctgtcccatccccgggagggtgggagtttatctcagttacgagtccgggacagtttcattttacgatgcggacaccaagtcccatctccacaccttcactgagaataaattcacggagaaactttatccttactTCTGGCCTTCtgctgtaaactggctgaggatctgctccggttccgctccaggtgtgtaa